From one Bacteriovorax sp. BAL6_X genomic stretch:
- the pyrE gene encoding orotate phosphoribosyltransferase translates to MTEKTVALVKEMIKFGLIKISPQNPFKYASGKTGPIYCDNRLMSSDPKMWKLAIELMCEQIDENQLSYDFITGVATAGISHAAALAYHRGEPMNYVRSKPKAHGTGKVVEGKVGENSKLLLVEDLVNQGSSIEKVIKLIREQGHVVDSVLCLVDYQTPNAKRVAKELGIEIFSLINLNQLADICLSQKLIEVRGHALLMKWQQDPDNWEN, encoded by the coding sequence ATGACAGAAAAGACAGTCGCTCTTGTAAAAGAGATGATAAAATTTGGCTTAATTAAAATTTCTCCACAAAATCCATTTAAGTACGCTTCTGGTAAAACAGGGCCTATTTATTGCGACAATCGTCTTATGTCTTCAGATCCAAAAATGTGGAAGCTTGCTATTGAATTAATGTGTGAGCAAATTGATGAAAATCAACTTTCTTATGACTTTATCACTGGTGTTGCAACTGCTGGAATATCTCACGCAGCAGCATTAGCATATCATCGAGGTGAGCCAATGAATTATGTTCGCTCAAAGCCGAAGGCCCATGGCACTGGTAAAGTAGTGGAAGGAAAAGTTGGCGAAAATAGTAAACTACTTTTAGTGGAAGACCTCGTTAATCAAGGCTCAAGTATTGAAAAAGTCATTAAGCTTATTCGCGAGCAGGGCCATGTGGTAGACTCTGTGCTGTGTTTGGTTGACTACCAAACTCCCAATGCCAAAAGAGTTGCCAAAGAGCTAGGAATTGAGATTTTTTCTTTAATAAATCTGAATCAATTAGCCGATATTTGTTTGTCGCAAAAATTGATCGAAGTAAGAGGCCACGCCCTTCTTATGAAATGGCAGCAAGACCCAGATAATTGGGAAAATTAA
- a CDS encoding citrate synthase, which yields MADSAKIEINGQTIEVPVIKGTENEVALDISKLRAQTGAITLDIGFVNTGSCTSKITFLDGEKGILRYRGYPIEQLAESSNFAEVSYLLYNGKLPTVKELDTFNKEISANSKLPGGVEKIIDQFPGSAHPMGVLAAAISSLSGFYPEFLDPEATEEIKNKAIVQLMGQVKVMMAQFYRKTMGKSPLASNAKLDYSSDFLNLMFDGEVDKDVADALDTLLILHADHEQNCSASTVRVVGSSHANVFASIAAGVTALWGQLHGGANQAVLEMLEEIRKDGGDYQKFIEKAKDKEDPFRLMGFGHRVYKNFDPRAKIIKKACDTILEKLDIQDPLLDIAKGLEEVALKDEYFVKRNLYPNVDFYSGIIYKALGIPTNMFTAMFVLGRLPGWLSQWKELREDGVRISRPRQVYMGENERDYVAPEKR from the coding sequence ATGGCCGATAGTGCAAAAATTGAAATCAATGGTCAAACTATTGAAGTTCCTGTGATTAAAGGAACTGAAAACGAAGTCGCTTTAGACATCTCAAAGCTAAGAGCACAAACAGGTGCAATTACTTTAGATATTGGTTTTGTTAACACAGGATCATGTACGTCGAAGATTACTTTCTTAGACGGAGAAAAGGGTATTCTAAGATACCGTGGTTACCCAATTGAACAACTTGCTGAATCTTCAAACTTTGCTGAAGTTTCATACCTTCTTTACAATGGAAAGCTTCCTACTGTTAAAGAACTAGATACGTTCAATAAAGAAATTTCTGCTAATAGCAAGCTGCCAGGTGGTGTTGAGAAAATCATTGACCAATTCCCTGGTTCTGCTCACCCTATGGGTGTTCTAGCTGCTGCGATCTCATCTCTAAGTGGTTTCTACCCAGAGTTCTTAGATCCAGAAGCAACAGAAGAAATCAAGAACAAAGCAATTGTTCAACTGATGGGACAAGTTAAAGTTATGATGGCGCAATTCTATCGCAAGACGATGGGAAAAAGCCCTCTAGCTTCAAACGCTAAGCTTGATTACTCATCAGACTTCTTAAATTTAATGTTTGATGGTGAAGTTGATAAAGATGTAGCAGATGCTCTTGATACTTTATTAATTCTACACGCAGACCACGAACAAAACTGTTCAGCATCAACTGTAAGAGTTGTTGGTTCATCTCATGCTAACGTATTTGCTTCAATTGCAGCTGGTGTTACAGCTCTTTGGGGACAATTACACGGTGGAGCAAACCAAGCTGTACTTGAGATGCTTGAAGAAATTAGAAAAGATGGCGGTGATTACCAAAAATTCATCGAAAAAGCGAAAGACAAGGAAGATCCATTCCGTCTTATGGGATTTGGTCACCGTGTTTACAAGAATTTTGATCCACGTGCAAAAATCATTAAAAAAGCATGTGACACAATTCTTGAAAAGCTTGATATTCAAGACCCTCTTCTTGACATTGCAAAAGGTCTTGAAGAAGTTGCTCTTAAAGATGAGTACTTTGTTAAACGTAACCTATATCCAAACGTAGACTTCTACTCAGGTATCATCTACAAGGCACTTGGTATTCCAACTAATATGTTTACAGCAATGTTCGTATTAGGACGTCTTCCAGGTTGGCTATCTCAGTGGAAAGAGCTTAGAGAAGATGGTGTACGTATTTCACGTCCACGTCAGGTTTACATGGGTGAGAATGAAAGAGATTACGTAGCGCCAGAAAAAAGATAG
- a CDS encoding small ribosomal subunit Rsm22 family protein produces MFEYDKILKSLLNPNLNKQQLAKLIGTQSTQFTSERTKLKNNYSDEDLISAYTSFYFPTNALKLEFLVEHLSEQMKTEISKTHILDIGTGPGTYAFAASELFSDALSFTGVDESKLMIDQANKLNDEYFQNSKISFSQTLPNVDDAPRTLIFGNSINEMGMPAAFKIIKRYNPKFIICIEPGTKDVFKDLLALRKKLLLIDYKIQYPCMGQGTCPLVGIDDWCHQSIKTSLDFELESLSQVAKLDRKVMPATIHFYALEHVEQKAGKARIIRLKKNIKHAFLWDVCDENNKSHTLEVPKKLFKKKVVKQLEEISSGICVRYTVDKELENSTVRVKTIEVEGFE; encoded by the coding sequence ATGTTTGAATACGATAAAATTTTAAAGAGTCTTTTAAATCCAAATCTTAATAAGCAACAGCTTGCAAAACTTATTGGGACTCAATCAACTCAATTTACAAGTGAGCGTACTAAGCTTAAGAATAATTACTCAGATGAAGATTTAATCAGTGCTTATACATCATTTTACTTTCCTACAAATGCTCTGAAGCTTGAATTCCTAGTAGAGCATTTAAGTGAGCAGATGAAGACTGAAATCTCAAAAACTCATATCCTCGATATTGGAACAGGGCCAGGAACTTATGCCTTTGCGGCCAGTGAGTTATTTTCAGATGCTCTTTCATTTACGGGAGTCGATGAATCGAAGCTAATGATTGACCAAGCAAATAAGCTAAATGATGAGTATTTTCAAAACTCTAAAATTAGTTTTTCTCAGACACTTCCAAATGTTGATGATGCGCCAAGGACTCTTATTTTTGGAAACTCGATTAATGAGATGGGAATGCCAGCTGCCTTTAAAATCATTAAACGTTATAATCCTAAGTTCATTATCTGTATTGAGCCAGGAACAAAGGATGTTTTCAAAGACCTGCTTGCTCTTCGAAAGAAACTTCTTCTTATTGATTATAAAATTCAATATCCTTGCATGGGACAGGGGACTTGTCCTCTTGTAGGCATTGATGATTGGTGCCACCAATCAATTAAAACATCACTAGATTTTGAACTTGAGTCTCTATCCCAAGTTGCAAAGCTAGACCGTAAGGTCATGCCTGCAACAATCCACTTCTATGCACTTGAACATGTTGAGCAAAAGGCCGGAAAAGCTAGAATCATCCGTCTAAAAAAGAATATTAAGCATGCATTTCTTTGGGATGTCTGTGATGAAAATAATAAGTCACATACTTTGGAAGTACCAAAGAAGCTCTTTAAAAAGAAAGTTGTCAAACAACTAGAAGAAATCTCTTCTGGTATTTGCGTGCGTTATACAGTTGATAAAGAACTTGAAAACTCTACTGTTCGAGTTAAGACTATTGAAGTTGAAGGTTTCGAATAG
- a CDS encoding type B 50S ribosomal protein L31, with amino-acid sequence MKKGIHPEYRDVLFHDISADTKFVVKSTIKADSEEEFDGKTYPYVKLDISSLSHPFYTGKTKVLDTEGRIDKFRKKFGTSYASLGKKK; translated from the coding sequence ATGAAAAAAGGTATTCACCCAGAGTACAGAGACGTTCTTTTCCACGACATCTCTGCAGACACTAAATTTGTAGTAAAATCAACAATCAAAGCTGATTCAGAAGAAGAGTTTGATGGGAAAACTTACCCATACGTAAAGCTTGATATCTCAAGCCTTTCTCACCCATTCTATACTGGGAAAACTAAAGTTCTTGATACTGAAGGTCGTATTGACAAGTTCAGAAAGAAATTTGGTACTTCTTACGCTTCACTTGGGAAGAAAAAGTAA
- the rpmG gene encoding 50S ribosomal protein L33 produces the protein MAKGPRVIITLECTEARKNGQTPSRYTTTKNKKTHPERLEVKKYNPFLRKHTLHKEIK, from the coding sequence ATGGCAAAGGGGCCAAGAGTTATCATTACACTTGAGTGTACAGAAGCGAGAAAGAATGGACAAACTCCATCTCGTTACACAACGACTAAAAACAAAAAGACTCACCCAGAGAGACTTGAAGTTAAGAAGTACAATCCTTTCTTAAGAAAGCATACACTTCACAAAGAAATTAAATAA
- a CDS encoding ABC transporter ATP-binding protein gives MINTITVNNLKKHYPVGTKFVKAIDGLSFTLQERTTLGIVGESGCGKSTLAKCLMALEQLTDGSITIGGKDFSTLSSKELYKSIQMVFQNPLESLNPRKKAWEIIADPLLINEKVTKKEAFERACDLMETVGLRRAHAHKYPHMFSGGQRQRIGIARALILKPKVLILDEPVSALDVSVQAQVLNLLRELQKEFNLTYIFISHDLSVVRYIADKVLVMYLGKVCEYGKSDVIFNTPQHPYTKTLLKSAHAVESEIIKAFPPLKNVELPSPLNPPTGCNFHTRCPLAVDHCKSKAPECRHIDCRDVFCHEVIEK, from the coding sequence ATGATCAATACGATTACAGTAAATAATTTAAAGAAACACTATCCTGTTGGGACGAAATTCGTCAAGGCCATTGATGGACTTAGCTTCACACTACAAGAAAGAACGACACTTGGAATTGTTGGTGAATCCGGCTGTGGAAAGTCGACTCTTGCTAAGTGCCTTATGGCACTTGAGCAATTAACTGATGGGAGTATTACAATTGGTGGAAAAGATTTCTCAACTCTTTCATCAAAAGAATTATATAAGTCCATCCAAATGGTTTTTCAAAATCCTCTTGAATCACTTAATCCAAGAAAGAAGGCCTGGGAGATTATTGCAGACCCACTTCTTATTAATGAAAAGGTAACTAAGAAAGAAGCTTTTGAGCGCGCCTGTGACCTAATGGAAACAGTAGGCCTTCGTCGAGCTCATGCTCACAAATACCCTCATATGTTTAGTGGAGGACAGCGCCAAAGAATTGGAATAGCCAGAGCACTTATCTTAAAACCAAAAGTTTTAATTCTCGATGAGCCGGTATCCGCTCTTGATGTTTCAGTTCAGGCACAAGTTCTAAACCTATTAAGAGAACTTCAAAAAGAGTTTAATCTTACTTATATTTTTATTTCACACGATCTATCTGTTGTTCGTTATATCGCAGATAAAGTTCTTGTCATGTATCTTGGAAAAGTTTGTGAATATGGAAAGAGTGACGTAATTTTTAATACTCCTCAGCACCCATACACAAAAACACTTTTAAAGTCGGCCCATGCTGTTGAAAGTGAAATAATAAAAGCATTTCCTCCGCTTAAGAATGTGGAACTTCCCTCACCTCTTAATCCACCAACAGGATGTAATTTCCATACCCGTTGCCCTCTTGCGGTTGATCACTGTAAGAGTAAAGCTCCTGAGTGTCGCCATATTGATTGCAGAGATGTCTTTTGCCACGAAGTCATTGAAAAATAG
- a CDS encoding ABC transporter ATP-binding protein — translation MSLLKVKNLNIQFKTKKGLIHAVRNVSFEVEASETLGIVGESGCGKSITNMAIMGLLDDNAVVTADELSFNGVDLQKLNEKSWQQIRGGDISMIFQDAMSSLNPCYTVENQIEEVLLIHEPKLSKQERKDRVERLLVQVGIPAPKERMKAYPHELSGGMAQRVMIAMAIASGPKLLIADEPTTALDVTVQQQVLELLDEIQKETGMAVIFISHDLAVVKDFTQNLQVMYAGEVIEKGPTMAVINSPRHPYTSGLLKSIPSFSNDIDAPLYSIKGIVPDLGNRPTGCQFRKRCEYATKQCETRPKLVIHDDRSLRCIHPLN, via the coding sequence ATGAGCTTATTAAAAGTAAAAAATCTAAATATACAATTTAAAACCAAAAAAGGACTCATTCATGCTGTCCGAAATGTTTCATTTGAAGTTGAAGCAAGTGAGACACTAGGAATTGTTGGAGAATCGGGCTGTGGAAAGAGTATCACGAATATGGCGATCATGGGTCTTCTTGATGACAACGCCGTTGTAACAGCAGATGAGTTAAGCTTTAATGGCGTTGATCTGCAAAAGCTTAACGAGAAATCATGGCAACAAATTCGCGGTGGAGATATCAGTATGATTTTCCAAGATGCCATGAGTAGTCTTAACCCATGCTATACAGTTGAAAATCAAATTGAAGAAGTTCTACTGATTCACGAACCAAAGCTTTCAAAACAAGAACGAAAAGATCGTGTTGAAAGACTACTCGTCCAAGTTGGAATTCCTGCACCAAAAGAGCGTATGAAGGCCTACCCACATGAACTCTCAGGAGGGATGGCCCAAAGAGTAATGATTGCCATGGCCATCGCCTCTGGCCCAAAACTTTTAATTGCGGATGAGCCAACGACGGCCCTTGATGTTACTGTTCAACAACAAGTCCTCGAACTCTTAGATGAAATTCAAAAAGAAACTGGTATGGCAGTTATTTTTATTTCTCACGACCTTGCGGTTGTTAAGGACTTCACACAAAACTTACAGGTAATGTATGCAGGAGAAGTAATTGAAAAAGGGCCAACTATGGCCGTGATTAACTCTCCTCGACATCCTTATACATCAGGGCTTCTTAAATCAATTCCATCATTTTCGAATGATATAGACGCTCCCCTTTACTCAATAAAAGGAATAGTACCAGATTTAGGAAATCGCCCTACTGGTTGCCAATTTAGAAAGCGTTGTGAATATGCGACTAAGCAATGTGAAACAAGGCCAAAACTTGTCATTCATGACGATCGCTCCCTTCGTTGTATTCACCCATTAAATTAA
- a CDS encoding ABC transporter permease yields the protein MEVQNTQNSNVTNIQILKEFIDHFSDNKGAVFGLALVLGFIIIALLAPLIAPHGASEIFPGQLRLPPFWANDGSFQFILGTDDLGRDVFSRLIYGAQVSLFVGISIVLISTLVGTMLGLIAGYFGGKTDAVIMRFIDILMAYPSILLAIIVVSVIGPGLMNAVFAVALVSIPSFTRLIRANVLEIKNLQYVQAAKTFGASPIRIMLKEILPNCMATLIVQVTLGLSEGILSTAALGFLGLGVQAPTPEWGIMLSDARPYIQSAPWLVTLPGLCILAVVLGLNLFGDGLRDALDPKLKR from the coding sequence ATGGAAGTGCAAAACACTCAAAATTCAAATGTAACAAATATTCAAATTTTAAAAGAATTTATTGATCACTTCAGCGATAATAAAGGTGCGGTCTTTGGGCTCGCTCTTGTTTTAGGCTTTATTATTATCGCACTTCTTGCTCCTTTAATTGCCCCACACGGAGCAAGTGAGATCTTCCCTGGTCAATTACGTCTTCCTCCCTTTTGGGCAAATGATGGCTCATTCCAATTCATCTTAGGAACAGATGACCTAGGTCGAGATGTCTTCAGTCGTCTGATCTACGGTGCTCAAGTTTCACTCTTTGTTGGTATTTCAATTGTTCTAATCTCAACACTAGTAGGAACAATGCTAGGCCTTATAGCCGGATATTTTGGCGGTAAAACGGATGCCGTTATTATGCGATTTATTGACATCCTAATGGCCTATCCAAGTATTTTGCTTGCCATCATTGTTGTTTCAGTTATTGGACCTGGCCTTATGAATGCAGTTTTTGCTGTTGCTCTTGTGAGCATCCCATCATTTACACGTCTTATTCGTGCAAATGTTTTAGAGATTAAAAACCTTCAGTACGTACAAGCAGCAAAAACATTTGGAGCCTCTCCTATTCGCATCATGCTTAAAGAAATTTTACCAAACTGCATGGCCACATTAATTGTTCAAGTAACTCTTGGCCTATCAGAAGGGATTCTCTCTACTGCGGCACTAGGTTTCCTAGGACTTGGAGTCCAGGCTCCTACACCAGAATGGGGAATTATGCTAAGTGATGCAAGGCCTTATATTCAAAGTGCTCCTTGGCTTGTGACACTACCTGGTCTTTGTATTCTGGCAGTTGTATTGGGACTAAACCTTTTTGGTGACGGTCTTAGAGATGCACTCGACCCTAAACTTAAACGATAA
- a CDS encoding ABC transporter permease: MKKFLKKRFLQLIPTLIGISLFSFIVVRLVPGDPVLLLLGERGADPKVYAAMQKTLGLDRPILEQYFIYMKNIFTGDFGISIVTKQTVTNEFFSRFPATLELGICAMIFAILIGIPAGVYAALKRNSFMDYLLMGTSLVGYSMPIFWWGLILIIIFSVNMGITPVSGRMDVLFDVPRVTGLMLIDTLNPEVISFDGFAPFSSALKHLILPTIAMGTIPLAVISRMTRSSVLEVLKAPYIQTAKAKGQSYQKIVWKHAVRNALIPIVTVIGLLFGSIITGAILTETIFSWPGIGRWLVASIHARDYPVIQGGILFIALMVIFINMCVDIIYSIVNPKISGSK, encoded by the coding sequence ATGAAAAAATTCTTAAAAAAACGCTTTCTACAGCTAATCCCTACACTCATTGGGATTAGCTTATTTTCTTTTATTGTCGTGCGCTTAGTTCCAGGTGACCCAGTTCTACTTTTACTAGGTGAACGCGGAGCTGATCCAAAAGTCTATGCGGCCATGCAAAAAACCTTAGGTCTTGATCGTCCAATCTTAGAACAGTACTTCATTTATATGAAAAATATTTTCACTGGTGATTTTGGAATCTCCATTGTAACAAAACAAACTGTTACCAATGAATTCTTTTCACGATTTCCTGCAACCTTGGAGCTTGGAATTTGTGCCATGATCTTTGCTATCTTAATAGGAATACCGGCCGGTGTTTATGCTGCCTTAAAACGCAACTCTTTCATGGATTACCTCCTAATGGGTACTTCACTCGTTGGCTATTCAATGCCTATTTTTTGGTGGGGATTAATTCTTATCATTATCTTTTCAGTTAATATGGGAATCACACCAGTATCTGGTAGAATGGATGTTCTCTTTGACGTACCTAGAGTTACAGGTTTGATGTTAATCGATACACTAAATCCAGAGGTAATTTCTTTTGATGGATTTGCACCTTTTAGCTCTGCACTAAAACACCTCATTCTTCCAACAATTGCCATGGGGACAATTCCTCTTGCCGTTATATCTCGAATGACGAGATCAAGTGTCCTTGAAGTATTAAAAGCACCTTATATTCAAACGGCCAAGGCCAAGGGACAAAGCTATCAAAAAATCGTTTGGAAGCACGCTGTACGCAATGCTCTGATTCCTATTGTAACGGTAATTGGCCTTCTTTTTGGAAGTATCATCACTGGCGCTATCCTAACGGAGACAATCTTTTCTTGGCCAGGAATTGGACGCTGGCTTGTGGCAAGTATTCACGCCCGCGACTACCCAGTTATCCAAGGCGGAATTCTCTTTATTGCTCTGATGGTTATTTTCATAAATATGTGTGTGGATATTATCTACTCAATTGTTAATCCAAAAATCTCAGGTTCTAAATAA
- a CDS encoding ABC transporter substrate-binding protein: protein MLKSLMAVLMMATLVVSCSGKSGANKSTFVYCSEGSPSGFNPQFLTDGPSHNAAVYPLYNRLVKFETGSTNIIPSIAESWTISDDQLTYTFNIRKDIKFHTTKEFKPTRNLDASDVVWSFNRMFKKDHPYHKVSGGIYEYWDGMGMSNIIKSIEQTDKHQLQISLHHPEAPLLANFAMAFTSVLSREYGEKMLAAQTPEVLDRKPVGTGPFIFKSYQKDTMIRYIANEQYFNGVPKIKRMVFSITPDASVRTQKLVAGECHLATQPAPTDIAALDANKDINVLSGPGLNVGYLALNTQKKPFDNIHVRRAINYALNRKTYIEPIYLGYATVAKNPMPPTIWGYNSDIRDYDYNIEMAKEELKKAGLADGFSTTLWTLPVSRPYNPNGKKMGELMQEDLAKIGIKVELVTYDWPTYLKKAHAGEHAMLQMGWTGDNGDPDNFLYMLLSCEGAKAGSNYANWCNKDYDREVIAAKRLSGKKERAAHYMKAQEVFKKQVPWITLFHSTVHRAMRSNVKGYKIHPLGNDIFDKVSLE, encoded by the coding sequence ATGCTTAAAAGCTTAATGGCCGTACTAATGATGGCCACACTAGTTGTCTCATGTTCAGGAAAGAGCGGCGCCAATAAATCAACTTTTGTCTATTGTTCAGAGGGCTCTCCTTCTGGTTTTAATCCACAATTCTTAACAGATGGGCCTTCACATAATGCTGCAGTCTACCCTCTTTATAATCGACTTGTTAAATTTGAAACGGGATCGACCAATATCATACCTTCAATTGCTGAGAGCTGGACGATCTCTGATGATCAGCTAACTTATACTTTCAACATTCGTAAAGATATCAAGTTTCATACAACAAAAGAATTTAAGCCAACTCGTAATCTTGATGCCAGTGATGTCGTCTGGTCATTCAATCGAATGTTCAAAAAAGATCACCCATACCATAAAGTAAGTGGAGGAATCTATGAGTATTGGGATGGAATGGGAATGAGTAATATTATTAAGAGTATTGAGCAAACAGATAAGCATCAACTCCAAATTTCATTACACCACCCAGAAGCTCCCCTACTTGCAAATTTTGCCATGGCCTTCACTAGCGTTCTATCTCGCGAATATGGTGAAAAAATGTTGGCCGCACAAACTCCGGAGGTTCTGGATCGAAAGCCAGTTGGTACAGGACCATTTATTTTTAAGTCTTACCAAAAAGATACAATGATCCGCTATATTGCAAATGAGCAATACTTTAACGGTGTTCCAAAAATTAAGCGTATGGTTTTTTCTATCACACCAGATGCCTCTGTTAGAACGCAAAAACTTGTCGCCGGTGAATGTCACCTAGCAACTCAACCTGCACCAACTGATATTGCTGCACTTGATGCTAATAAAGACATTAATGTTCTTTCTGGCCCAGGGCTAAATGTTGGCTATCTTGCTCTTAATACACAGAAAAAGCCATTTGATAATATTCATGTAAGACGTGCCATTAACTATGCACTTAATCGCAAAACATATATTGAACCAATATATCTTGGATATGCAACAGTTGCTAAGAACCCAATGCCACCAACTATTTGGGGATATAATAGCGACATTAGAGATTATGATTACAATATTGAGATGGCCAAAGAAGAGTTAAAAAAAGCAGGACTCGCCGATGGCTTCAGTACAACTCTTTGGACCCTTCCTGTTTCTCGTCCCTATAATCCAAATGGAAAAAAGATGGGTGAACTTATGCAAGAAGACCTTGCAAAGATTGGTATTAAGGTTGAGCTAGTCACTTACGACTGGCCAACTTACCTTAAGAAGGCCCATGCAGGCGAACACGCAATGCTACAAATGGGTTGGACTGGTGATAATGGTGACCCTGATAATTTTCTCTATATGCTTCTAAGTTGTGAAGGTGCGAAGGCCGGATCAAATTATGCTAACTGGTGTAATAAAGATTATGACCGCGAAGTTATTGCGGCCAAGCGTCTAAGCGGTAAGAAAGAACGTGCGGCCCACTACATGAAGGCGCAAGAAGTATTCAAAAAACAAGTTCCTTGGATCACTTTATTCCACTCAACTGTACACCGTGCAATGAGAAGTAATGTGAAGGGATATAAGATTCACCCACTAGGAAATGATATCTTTGATAAAGTTTCACTAGAGTAA
- the ald gene encoding alanine dehydrogenase — MIIGVPKEIKNNENRVGLVPGGVRQLIHDGHEVYVETNAGIGIGISDEAYIQAGAKILPSLEEVFEKSTMIIKVKEPQAREIALLKPHHILYTYLHLAADEPQTKGLMESGSTCIAYETIQPADGSLPLLTPMSEVAGRMATQIGASYLQIDHGGKGVLLGGVPGTRRAKVTVIGCGVAGTNAIKMAMGMGADVTAIDLSTKRLAELDDLFDNRITTLFSNIDNIEKTVQESDLVIGAVLVPGAKAPKLVTREMISKMEKGSVVVDIAVDQGGCIETCKPTTHQNPTFLVDGVVHYCVANMPGAVAQTSTYALTNVTLKYARMIAKYGVEESAMMDDAFKKGINIYKGKLVYKQVAEDLNLEYTPLNLN, encoded by the coding sequence ATGATTATTGGTGTTCCTAAGGAAATTAAAAATAACGAAAATCGCGTAGGTCTAGTTCCAGGTGGTGTAAGACAGCTTATCCACGATGGTCACGAAGTTTACGTGGAAACTAATGCAGGTATTGGAATTGGTATTTCTGACGAAGCATATATTCAAGCTGGTGCAAAGATTCTTCCATCTCTTGAAGAAGTATTTGAAAAATCAACAATGATCATTAAGGTTAAAGAGCCTCAAGCAAGAGAGATCGCTCTTTTAAAACCACACCATATTCTTTACACATACCTTCACCTTGCGGCGGATGAGCCACAAACAAAGGGTCTTATGGAGTCAGGATCAACTTGTATTGCATACGAAACGATCCAACCAGCAGATGGCTCACTTCCACTTCTAACTCCAATGTCAGAAGTAGCAGGAAGAATGGCAACGCAAATTGGTGCTTCTTACCTACAAATTGACCACGGTGGAAAAGGTGTACTTCTTGGTGGTGTACCAGGTACAAGAAGAGCAAAAGTAACTGTTATCGGCTGTGGTGTTGCGGGGACTAACGCAATTAAGATGGCAATGGGAATGGGTGCTGATGTTACAGCAATCGACCTTTCGACTAAACGCCTTGCTGAGCTTGATGACCTATTTGATAACAGAATCACGACTCTATTTTCAAATATCGACAATATTGAAAAAACAGTACAAGAGTCAGATCTTGTTATTGGTGCAGTTCTTGTTCCAGGAGCAAAGGCACCAAAACTTGTAACAAGAGAAATGATTTCTAAAATGGAAAAAGGTTCAGTTGTAGTTGATATCGCTGTCGACCAAGGTGGATGTATTGAGACTTGTAAGCCAACGACTCACCAAAATCCAACTTTCCTAGTTGATGGAGTTGTTCACTACTGTGTTGCAAATATGCCAGGTGCTGTAGCTCAAACTTCTACTTATGCACTGACAAACGTAACTCTTAAATATGCTCGCATGATTGCAAAATACGGGGTTGAAGAGTCTGCAATGATGGACGACGCATTCAAGAAAGGGATCAATATCTACAAAGGTAAACTTGTGTACAAGCAAGTTGCTGAAGATCTAAACCTTGAGTACACTCCACTTAACCTAAACTAA
- a CDS encoding MBL fold metallo-hydrolase produces MRTSFLIQHDDTTILFDTGPDLRTQLLREGVQDISAVIISHAHADHLNGIDDIRPFTFKHPINLYTDQSSAHIIKNRFGYIFGNNPGHIGSSPRLLLNEIELNAITRICDLRCEFIELPHGNGISLGLIIGKLAIISDCHEIPQREIDKLRSYDLDSLIIDCVRHKPHPAHLYVKRSFEYIRKIGAKHNYLTHMGHELDHSSLQKECDHHFPDGSVKVAYDGLKFEV; encoded by the coding sequence TTGCGAACATCATTTTTAATCCAACATGATGATACCACAATTCTCTTTGATACGGGGCCAGATCTTCGCACGCAATTATTGCGTGAAGGAGTTCAAGATATCAGTGCGGTGATTATTTCACATGCTCATGCAGACCACTTGAACGGTATTGATGACATAAGGCCATTCACTTTTAAACATCCTATCAACCTCTACACAGATCAAAGCAGTGCCCATATTATCAAAAATAGATTTGGTTATATTTTTGGAAATAACCCTGGTCACATTGGCTCAAGTCCGAGGCTTTTGCTCAACGAAATTGAACTAAATGCAATAACTAGGATTTGTGATTTAAGATGTGAATTTATTGAACTGCCCCATGGTAATGGTATATCACTTGGCCTTATTATTGGAAAGCTGGCGATCATATCAGACTGTCATGAAATCCCACAAAGAGAGATCGATAAGTTGCGCTCATATGATTTAGACTCACTCATTATTGACTGCGTGCGACATAAGCCACACCCGGCCCATCTCTACGTAAAGCGCAGCTTTGAATACATCAGAAAAATAGGTGCTAAGCATAATTACCTGACTCATATGGGCCATGAGCTTGATCACAGCAGCTTGCAAAAAGAGTGTGACCATCACTTTCCAGATGGAAGTGTCAAAGTTGCCTATGACGGGCTAAAATTCGAGGTTTAA